In Mobula hypostoma chromosome 11, sMobHyp1.1, whole genome shotgun sequence, the following are encoded in one genomic region:
- the LOC134354190 gene encoding cytidine deaminase-like, protein MLIKKSQEAKGCAYSPYTKCSTGAALLTENGKTFTGCSIENACPGMSACAECVAIYKAVSEGCTKFKSLAVCSDRRDYTPCGGCRQVLREFGDKTEVHMTMQDGSRKTMTIADLLPLPLGK, encoded by the exons ATGTTGATCAAGAAAAGCCAAGAGGCCAAGGGATGTGCCTATTCTCCATACACCAAGTGTTCAACAGGTGCCGCCCTGCTGACTGAGAATGGGAAAACATTCACAG GCTGCAGCATCGAAAACGCCTGCCCGGGGATGTCGGCGTGCGCGGAGTGCGTTGCCATTTACAAGGCCGTCTCCGAAGGCTGCACCAAGTTCAAGTCCCTGGCGGTTTGCAG TGACAGAAGGGACTACACACCCTGTGGTGGCTGCAGGCAGGTGCTGAGAGAG TTTGGAGACAAGACAGAGGTCCACATGACCATGCAGGATGGGAGCCGCAAGACCATGACAATTGCCGACCTCCTGCCACTGCCCTTGGGAAAGTAA